In Nocardia terpenica, the genomic window TTGAAGGAAACCTTCTGGAACGTACCGGGAGTGGCTGGCGCGCCGATGGTTATTGCGCCAGCACTGGCGGAAACATTCGCGGTCCACCAGCACGAGCTAGGAGTGCGGGTCCATCAGGACTTGGCAGTGAAGAAGTTCATCGCACCATTTCGGGGTCCTCGCGACGCCTTCAACCCGAGCGGCCATTACGGAAGCATCGATGACCCGGCCCCACCGATTCCTGTAATCCCCAACATGCGGGAATACACCCCACAGGAGCTGGAAGTCATCGTCGGACAGCTCAAGGACATGGGTGTCGTCAACGACCCGGAACCGCCACGCGATGTCGCCTACGTGGTAACCGACTGATCATCTTTCGCGCCCGGCAAACCTCGTCAACAATCGTATCCAGATCCGTCGCCCACTCTGGAGCGGCGTCGAAAAGCAACGGAATAGTGATGAGGTGTTGCCATGGGGTGGTCTGGTGATCCGGTCTGGCTGGCGGATGTGCTGCGAGCCGAAGGACTGAACGTGATCGAGCATGACGGCTGGCGAGACCGCGGCCACGGCGACTTCGGTGATCTGCGTGGCGTCCTCTGTCACCACACCGCCGGGGGCGGCACGAACGATTGGAAGATCGTGCAGTACGGCCGCCCCGACCTGGAAGGCCCTCTCGCACAGCTGGTTCTGGAGCGTGACGGCACCTTCCGCGTGATCGCGGCCGGTGTCTGCTGGCACGCCGGGCGTGGTAGCTGGTCGGACTGGCCGACCAACAACGCGAACTTCCACACGATCGGCATCGAGGCTGTGAACAACGGTGTGGGCCAGCCGTGGCCTGCTGTGCAGCTCGACGCCTACCAGCGCGGCGTGGCCGCGATCCTGCGCCGCATCGGCCGCAATGCCGACGACTGCGCCGGACACAAGGAGTACAGCTCCGAAGGCAAGATCGACCCCGCTGGGATCGACATGAACGCATTCCGCCGCGATGTTCAGGCGATCATCGACCGGCGACCGACAACTGAAGATGGGAACACCGACATGGGTACTTGTGATGGCTGGGGCGCGCAGGTCGAAAACCTCACCGGGGACCGAGTCTCGCGTGAAGACATCCTCCGCTACACCGATCTGCACGTCACACAGATCCTGGACCAGCTCGGCGGCCTCGGCACCGCTCGCGGCGCAGGCTTCCCCGGCTGGCCACAGCTCGGCAACCGCACCGTCGTCGACACCCTGGCGGCGATCGGCGAAAAACTCGGCGTTGGCGGCTGCCACGACCCGAAGACCACCGAAACCACCTAACCGCTCGGTACACAACTGAATAGGACGAGGAAAGCCATGCTCACTTTCACCCCGGAAACCCGCTCATATGTCTACAAGATCGTGATTGCCGTGCTGCCATTGCTGGCCGCACTGCACGTGATCACCCCCGACTACGTGGACCCGATCCTCAACGTCGCCGAGGCCGTCCTGGGCATCGGTGCCGCCTCCGTCGCTGTGTCGAACGTGAGCCACGGACCCAAGGACCATAGGGGATAGCCGTTGTTGCCCGCGATCTTGGCGACCGCCGCCACCTTCATCTCGGCTATCGCGGTCGCCTTGATCACCTATTTCGGATCGAGGGTGCCGACCCTGGAGAGCCAGCGCTCCGACTTCAACGCCGTGCTGCAACCACTGCGTGACGAGCTGCGCGAACTCCGCGAACGGGTCGGCCACCTCGAAGCCGAACTACGGGTCAGCGACCGCAAATACCGACTCCTCATCGACTACGCTCGGCGACTGCTCAAGTTGTGCCCGGACCCGCTTCCCCCGGTGCCGCCCGAGATTGCCGACGACCTCTAACCCGGCTGACTTGAACCGTCAACCGCCCAATTGAATAGGAGCCGCGCATCCGATGACGATGCCCAATCAGAAGCCGCCGGACGGTGCCTTCGTCATCGGATCGCGCTTCGGCCAGGACATCACCGAGCAGTCCGCCAAGGCCGCCATGACCAACGGCGTCAAGGTCAGCTTCGGCAACAGCCAAGACGCCCACCACACCCAGTACAACGAGAAAATCGCCCACACCTACACCGTCGCCGTGTCAGCCAGCGGCTCCGCTGACAAAGCGCTCACGACGGCGCAGGCAGCGGCGAACACTGCCGCGTCGGCGGAACGGAAAGCAGACGTTGCCT contains:
- a CDS encoding phage gene 29 protein family protein; translated protein: MSSENDEDAVKQAEIEALKETFWNVPGVAGAPMVIAPALAETFAVHQHELGVRVHQDLAVKKFIAPFRGPRDAFNPSGHYGSIDDPAPPIPVIPNMREYTPQELEVIVGQLKDMGVVNDPEPPRDVAYVVTD
- a CDS encoding peptidoglycan recognition protein family protein, whose protein sequence is MGWSGDPVWLADVLRAEGLNVIEHDGWRDRGHGDFGDLRGVLCHHTAGGGTNDWKIVQYGRPDLEGPLAQLVLERDGTFRVIAAGVCWHAGRGSWSDWPTNNANFHTIGIEAVNNGVGQPWPAVQLDAYQRGVAAILRRIGRNADDCAGHKEYSSEGKIDPAGIDMNAFRRDVQAIIDRRPTTEDGNTDMGTCDGWGAQVENLTGDRVSREDILRYTDLHVTQILDQLGGLGTARGAGFPGWPQLGNRTVVDTLAAIGEKLGVGGCHDPKTTETT